A window from Bombus pascuorum chromosome 12, iyBomPasc1.1, whole genome shotgun sequence encodes these proteins:
- the LOC132913062 gene encoding proteasome assembly chaperone 1 isoform X1: protein MASFFGEVVFPVSRAFWDDEDENKATDCSVNQPEFFVQWLKTKPSSIDTLIVIEGEMLIDFVKECLCPNSEEVCFVEDEKQKKIYTTYQVTDDIYLGIVSPHFDVKLSGKFVEKMGDIISSAKSIICITCCHISNFKKKDIPTVPSFLRMLTTKSGENICKSKEPYLEQPNIIYGVTAGVLSYAQIMELPAVLYVLYTDSIVLDSLSAEPLLKLLANYAPLHAVTFSGKNFFNKGNLYM, encoded by the exons aagcTACTGACTGTTCAGTTAATCAACC CGAATTTTTTGTTCAGTGGTTAAAAACAAAACCATCCAGCATTGATActttaattgtaattgaaGGTGAAATGTTAATCG ATTTTGTAAAAGAATGTTTGTGCCCAAACTCAGAAGAAGTATGTTTCGTGGaagatgaaaaacaaaaaaagatatatacaaCTTATCAAGTTActgatgatatttatttaggtATTGTATCTCCACATTTTGATGTAAAATTGTCAGGCAAATTTGTAGAAAAG atGGGTGATATTATATCAAGTGCAAAaagtataatttgtataacatGTTGTcatatatcaaatttcaaGAAGAAGGATATACCAACAGTACCTTCTTTCTTAAGGATGTTGACTACAAAAAGTGGAGAGAATATTTGCAAATCGAAAGAGCCATACTTAGAGCAgccaaatattatatatggaGTAACAGCAGGAg TATTGTCATATGCTCAAATTATGGAACTACCTGCAGTtttgtatgttttatataCAGACAGTATTGTATTGGACTCATTATCTGCAGAACcgcttttaaaattattagcaAATTATGCACCATTGCATGCTGTTACATTTTCTGGaaaaaacttttttaataaaggCAACCTTTACATGTAA
- the LOC132913062 gene encoding uncharacterized protein LOC132913062 isoform X2: MASFFGEVVFPVSRAFWDDEDENKATDCSVNQPEFFVQWLKTKPSSIDTLIVIEDFVKECLCPNSEEVCFVEDEKQKKIYTTYQVTDDIYLGIVSPHFDVKLSGKFVEKMGDIISSAKSIICITCCHISNFKKKDIPTVPSFLRMLTTKSGENICKSKEPYLEQPNIIYGVTAGVLSYAQIMELPAVLYVLYTDSIVLDSLSAEPLLKLLANYAPLHAVTFSGKNFFNKGNLYM, from the exons aagcTACTGACTGTTCAGTTAATCAACC CGAATTTTTTGTTCAGTGGTTAAAAACAAAACCATCCAGCATTGATActttaattgtaattgaaG ATTTTGTAAAAGAATGTTTGTGCCCAAACTCAGAAGAAGTATGTTTCGTGGaagatgaaaaacaaaaaaagatatatacaaCTTATCAAGTTActgatgatatttatttaggtATTGTATCTCCACATTTTGATGTAAAATTGTCAGGCAAATTTGTAGAAAAG atGGGTGATATTATATCAAGTGCAAAaagtataatttgtataacatGTTGTcatatatcaaatttcaaGAAGAAGGATATACCAACAGTACCTTCTTTCTTAAGGATGTTGACTACAAAAAGTGGAGAGAATATTTGCAAATCGAAAGAGCCATACTTAGAGCAgccaaatattatatatggaGTAACAGCAGGAg TATTGTCATATGCTCAAATTATGGAACTACCTGCAGTtttgtatgttttatataCAGACAGTATTGTATTGGACTCATTATCTGCAGAACcgcttttaaaattattagcaAATTATGCACCATTGCATGCTGTTACATTTTCTGGaaaaaacttttttaataaaggCAACCTTTACATGTAA